Within the Gammaproteobacteria bacterium genome, the region GCTAACTAACACGGAAATAAAGCAGGCTAAGCCGAGAGACAAAGATTATCCTCTTTCTGATGGTAACGGCTTACAATTAAGAGTTAAATCAAATGGCTCTAAGCTATGGCTATTCAACTATTACCGCCCTTACACAAAGAAACGAGCCAATCTAAGTTTAGGCCGCTACCCTGATGTTACTTTGGCTAAAGCCAGAGAAAAAACAAAAGAGGCTCGCGAATTAGTCGCCCTAGATATTGACCCCCAAACACACAAGCAAGAACTTAGCGCACAAAAGAAAGAAGCTTTAAGCAATACTTTTGGTGTAATTGCTAACAAGTGGCTGTTATTAAAACGGGAACAAGTAAAGCTAGAGACAGCAGAAAAGGCATGGGCGACTTTGAGTAAGCATGTATTGCCCGAATTAGCTAATGTACCGATCAATCAAATCAAGCCTAAAACCGTATTAACTATTTTAAACCCTATTGCCGCTAAAGGTAGTTTAGAAACCGTCAAACGCCTTTGCCGAAATATAAACGAAGTCATGCGGCTAGCTGTAGCGTTAGGTTTGATTGAAGTAAATTATTTAACTGACATAACGAAAACATTTCCTGCGCCCAAAAAACAAAACATGCCTACGATAAAGCCAGAAGAACTACCCGAGCTAATGACAGCTTTGGGCAATGCCAACTTAATGAGAACTACAAGGTGTTTGGTCGCTTGGCAGCTACACACAATGACTAGACCTACTGAGGCCGTAACAGCTAGGTGGGTCGATATAGACTTAGATAAAGAAGTATGGGTAATCCCAGCTGAACGAATGAAGATGGGAAAGGCGCATACTATCCCATTAACACCACAGGCAATTGCTTTACTTGAAATATTAAAGGCAATGAATGGCCAACGAGAATATGTTTTCGCTGGTCATAGGAACCCAAAAACTCATGCTAGCGAAAGCGGCGTAAATATGGCGCTAAAAAGAATGGGATTTAAAGATAGGTTAGTGGCTCATGGCATGAGAGCGTTAGCCAGCACCACTCTAAACGAGCAGGGCTTTGATCCTGATGTAGTTGAAGCAGCTTTGTCTCACATAGATAAAAATGAAGTGAGACGCGCCTATAATCGCGCCGAATATATAGAACGCAGGCGTGTAATGATGCTTTGGTGGTCTGAGCGTATAGAGCAAGCAGCAACAGGACAACCAATGAAGCCCATAAGTAACATCACACAATTTAAAGTGATAAACAGCTGATTAGTAGTCCGTTACAGCAGCATGCCTTGGATTAGGGTATTTTAAGATATTGAAACCCCCCAATAATAGTGGTACATTTCCCATGTTGAAGAAATCCGCTCATTTATTTGAAGCGGATTTTTTTATGCCTAAAATTCGCTTAATCCTAAGTGAGTTTTTTAATAAAAAATTAGCACTAATCATTAACCAGCCTTCGAGCTGGTTTTTTTGTGCCTAAATTTCACCATTTTGAATTGCCATATATTAATTATTGGAGAAATACATGAAAAAAATAATTCGCTTACCTGAGTTTATGGATTGTTACGGCTTATCTAAATCAACGATATA harbors:
- a CDS encoding tyrosine-type recombinase/integrase — translated: MARTTKPLTNTEIKQAKPRDKDYPLSDGNGLQLRVKSNGSKLWLFNYYRPYTKKRANLSLGRYPDVTLAKAREKTKEARELVALDIDPQTHKQELSAQKKEALSNTFGVIANKWLLLKREQVKLETAEKAWATLSKHVLPELANVPINQIKPKTVLTILNPIAAKGSLETVKRLCRNINEVMRLAVALGLIEVNYLTDITKTFPAPKKQNMPTIKPEELPELMTALGNANLMRTTRCLVAWQLHTMTRPTEAVTARWVDIDLDKEVWVIPAERMKMGKAHTIPLTPQAIALLEILKAMNGQREYVFAGHRNPKTHASESGVNMALKRMGFKDRLVAHGMRALASTTLNEQGFDPDVVEAALSHIDKNEVRRAYNRAEYIERRRVMMLWWSERIEQAATGQPMKPISNITQFKVINS